In Thermomicrobiales bacterium, the DNA window AGCCGTGGCTGACCTCGGCGCTGGCCGCAGTTGGCGACGTCGTTGATGCGCTCGCCGATGAAGGCGTGCCGCGCGAGCGTATCGTGCTGCTGGGCTTCTCGCAGGGTGCCTGCCTGTCGGCCGAATTTGTCGCCCGCAATCCGCAGCGCTACGGGGGCCTGATCGTGTTCTCGGGCGGGCTGATCGGTCCGCCGGGGCTGGCTCGCAATGACGTTGGCGATATCGCTGGCACGCCGGTGTTCATCGGCGGCAGCGACATCGACCCGCACATCCCGCTGGAGCGCATGCAGGAGACCGCCGCGATTCTGGAGCAGATCGGCGGGAAGGTGGATCTCCGCGTCTA includes these proteins:
- a CDS encoding alpha/beta hydrolase, which produces MIGSIRTPGPHQGQQVLVAGAAPAEATAAVILVHGRGATARGMFGLVNELPAETVTYAAPQAASQTWYPYSFLEPIERNEPWLTSALAAVGDVVDALADEGVPRERIVLLGFSQGACLSAEFVARNPQRYGGLIVFSGGLIGPPGLARNDVGDIAGTPVFIGGSDIDPHIPLERMQETAAILEQIGGKVDLRV